The Paenibacillus spongiae nucleotide sequence AGCGATTCGGTTAAGCTGAAAGTAACTTCACCTTATAAGAAGCTGACGATCTCGCCCCGCAGCTTGATGGAATTCGAAATCGGCAACGCGGCCAAGTCTGTTACGGTATCGGCCGAGCTGATTGACGGCGGCACAGACCAATCGCTGACGGATAAGGTAACGTGGCTAAGCGCGAACTCCGCCGTCGCAACCGTTGAGAAAGGCGTCGTCACGCCGGTGGGCGCCGGAACGACAACCATCACGGCGGATTATCTTGGCGTAAGCGATTCATTCACGGTCGTCGTCCGCCCGCCTTTCGAAGCGATGCGCATTAGTCCCGATCAAGCACAGCATATCCTTCTGAAGGATAAGGGCACTGGCATTCAGTTCAAGGTTGAAGTGCTCGACCCTCCGGCAGAAGCGGAGGATGTAACGTCATCCGCTACCTGGACATCGGATAACGTATTCGCCGCTACGGTAAGCGATACCGGCCTCGTAACGCCTAAGGCTGTCGGCAAAACAACGATTAAAGCGGAATACAAAGGACTCAGCCGTCAAGTCGTCGTAAACGTCTACCCGACCGTCTCGAAGCTTGAAGCGGCCAAAGACAAAGTCGAAGTGTTTGTGGACGATAATATTACGCTGCCTAAAGTAAATGCAACTTCCCTTACCGATGAGATTGTGGATGTCTCCGATCTCGTCACCTGGACGAGCAACGACAACTCGGTTGTCCGTCTGGAGAAGGACAAATGGGTCGCCAAGAAGGTCGGCACCGCCGTCCTGACCGCCGAAATTGACGGGGAGACGGTAACCGTCAAGGTCGCTGTCAATGAGAAGCCATTGATTCTAATTCCGGAAGTAACGGATATGTCCATCGTAATCGGCCAGGAAGTGAAGCTTCCTAAGATTACCGTAACCTATGAGAGCGGCAACGAAGAAGACGTGAGCAGCCTGGTTACATGGAAGACGACCTCCACCAACATTCTTGTTAAAGCGCCGAACGTTAGAGGCCTCGTCAAAACAAGCGCTACGTTGACGGCCACTTATCTGGGCAAGTCCACGACCGTCCGCGTGACCGTGGAAGAAGAGATTACGAAGATCTATGTAGAGGCGAATTCACTGCTGCTGAACCCTGGACGTTCCAAGTCCATTAAAGTGACGGGCGTATACAAAAGCGGCAAATCGGTTTCCCTTGGATCCAAGATGAATTGGACCATCGATCCGGATACGCTCGCTACCGTCAAGGGAGCCACTGTCAAGGCGTTAGAGGAAGGGACCGGCAAGCTGACCGGCAGCTATCAAGGCAAAGTCGTTCAAATTGCTCTCATCGTGAAGCAGAAGCTGAAGAAGCTGACCGCTTCGGATAAATCGCTCCAGCTCGCGATCGGCGGCACCGGCACATTCAAGATCACCGGCGAATACGAGAACGGACGCCTGATCGACGCCACGAAGAGCGCCGTGTGGACCTCATCCAAGGCTTCTGTCGTTAAAGTGGAAGGCGGTGTCGTAACGGCCGTCGCCAAAGGCACTGCGACCATTAAAGCGGTGTTCGAAGGCAAGAGCATCACGATGCGCGTCACGGTAAAGTAACTCCTCCGGAATAGTTGTAAATCGGCCGACAGATATTACTGTGGGCCGATTTTTTTTGGGCCTGCGAGCAGGAGCCCTATACAAAGCATGAGGAGGCTGACCGCATGGCCAACCTCCTCTTCCTAAGAAAAAAAAGCAGGAGTCAAGGGCTGTCCCTCTTCTCCCGCAATAATTATGAATCCGCAAATACGAGGTCATACATATGTCTCCATGTCGACCATTCGAACACTTCGCTTCCAGGCTGCTTGCCTATAACGGAGAAACCGATATAAAGACCGCCTACAACTGCAAGTAGACAGAGCAGCGGAACGATGCTTTTGCGAAGCAGCCAAAGGAAGACGCGCAGCGCCGGATTGCGCTTGACCCGGACTTCGCTCTTGCCGGGCTGTTCCTTGTCGGCCTTTCGCTGCTGCGGAGCGCCGGTACTCTTATAGGAAGATGAAGCTCCCTGCAAGCCGGTACGTTCAGCAGCGGTCAATCCTTCCAGCGCTGCGGCCGTTTCTTTCTTCGTTTCCATCATGCTCCACTCATTTCTTACCCGCGCAGGCTGTTGGCCAGTCCCAGCATCGTATCGCTCGAGGACAGCGCTCTTGAACTCAACTGATAGGCACGCTGCACGTTAATCAATTCCGTCATCTCATTGGCCAAGTTGACGTTGGATTGTTCTAAATAGCCTTGCCGGATCGAGATGTCGTTATCCGCGGCAGCTGTTACCGTCCGAAGAACGTCCGCCACATTCATGCCATCTGCCACCGTATATAAATTGTCTGCCACTTGCGAAAGAAGAGCAGGCTTCAACGCTTGCACCAGCTTGATCTGGCCAAGCGCAACCGCCCCTGCCGCCGTCTCGCCGACTAGACTTCCGTCCGCATCGATTCGCAGCGATTGAACCTCGCTCGGAATTTCAATCCGGTTGCCGTCTACGTCGGAAATCGCATAACCATCCTTCGTCGTGAGGAAGGAGGAGCCCGTATTGTCCATCGTTAACTGAAGAGCCCCGTTCCGCGTGTAAGCACGCGTGCCCGCAGTATCCGTTATGACTTCGAGAAGCGCATCGCCGGTAATCGCCACGTCGTACTGCTCATCCGTCTGCTTCAGCGGTCCCTGGGCAAGATCCGGCTGAATCATGCCAAGCCTTGCGCCCCAGCCCTGATTGAACCCTAGCGGCGTCAATCGGCCGGGCTGCGAGAAGCCGCTCGGCTGCTGTGTCTTCGTGGACAGCAGATCCTCGAAGGAGGCTTCCTTACGTTTATATCCTACCGTATTTGCGTTCGCAATGTTATCCGCCAGCAGGTCCAATTTTTGCTGCAGGCTGTTCATGGATACCATCGCGTTGATCATTGAGCCATTCATGCGGCGGCCTCCTTAAGTTATACGCGTCCGATCTCATTGACCGCTTTGTCCAAGCTGCGGTCATAGAACTGAACCACTTTCTGATTCGCTTCATAAGCTCGCAATGCCGACATCAGGTCGATCATCGATTGGGCGGAATCGACGTTAGAGCGCTCAATATACCCTTGGCGCACTTCAACGCGGTCTCCCGCTGCGATGGCCCGTGCCGTATTGGGATCCCCCATCAAACGGAACTTGCCGTCGCCCTCCCGAACAAGGTCGTTGGGATTATCCACTCGCGTAATAAGGAGCTGGCCCACTATCGCTCCTGTCCGCGAGTCTGCCAATTGGCGATTTGCCGTGATTGTCACCTGATCCAGCGATACATTCGCGGGAAGCTGAATCGGAGTGCCGCCTTGACCAAGCACCTGCGAGCCGTCGCCTGTAATCAGGAAGCCCTGCGTATCCAGAGAGAACTTGCCCCCGCGCGTATAGCGGGTTTCTCCGGCAGCGTCCCGAACCGTGAAGAAAGCCTGGGGCCGGAAGGTCGTCTGTCCGTCCGGCGCGACGTACTTCCCGGATGAATCGAACGCCATCCCCGGCACTTCGATATCGGAAATAATGGCAAAATCGGAGGAGCGATTCGTCTGTGTCAAATCCCCTTGAAGCTGGATCGACAGACTTTCTTCGGCGAACACGCCCGTATTGACATGCCCGACTGTTCCGCCCTGTCCCTCTTCCACACCTGTAAGCGAGAGCAGCATCTCCGGAAAGGAGCGCGTCACCGCATTGGCTTGCTTGAATCCGGGCGTATTCAGGTTCGCAATATTATTCGTTACGGTATCATGACGGTGCTGCTGGGCAATCATGCCCGCGGCAGCCGTATAAAGACCTCTCAGCATGGAGCCGACCTCCTGAGGATTAACCCTTATGGTATAGTTCTATCGTATATATCGGCATCCATATTGAAGAGCTGAATAGATTGGCCATGCGTCTTTAGACCCATTTGCGCTTCGGCACGCCCCCCTATTAAGCGTCCTACCTGCACAAATAACAAGAGACGATTGCTCTTGACGTCTTCGCTGAGCTTGTCCCTTATTGCGGCTCCCTTGGCTTAACGCTTGCGGGGAGACCGGTCCAGATGATCCAGCAGCAGGCCTGTCCCCTTCACGACGCAATGCATCGGATTCTCCGCAATGAGCACAGGGACCTTCAGCTCTTCCGCAAGCAGCGCGTCCAGCCCGTCCAACAGTGCGCCGCCGCCTGTCAGAATAACGCCGCGGTCGATAATATCCGCCGACAGCTCCGGCGGCGTACGCTCCAGAACCGACTTAGCCGCCGACACAATCGTGATCACGGATTCCCACAGCGCTTCTCGCACTTCGTCGGAATGGATCGTCATGGTCAGCGGCAAGCCGGATACCATGTCCCGGCCGCGGATGTCCATTTCGTCTCTGCGGCCGCTCTGGTATACGGTACCGATTTTGATTTTGATATCTTCGCTCGTGCGTTCCCCGATCAACAGCTTATACTTATTCTTGATGTACTTCATAATCGCGGAGTCGAATTTATCGCCCGCTACTTTAATAGAAGAGGCGGTAACGACGTCGCCCATGGAAAGCACGGCTACGTCCGTCGTCCCCCCGCCGATATCGACGACCATATTTCCGCTTGGCTGATAAATGTCCATTCCTGCGCCGATTGCAGCCGCTTTCGGTTCTTCCTCCAGAAAGACGTCTTTTGCCCCGCTTCGCTCGGCCGCTTCACGGATGGCCTTCTGCTCGACCGACGTAATATTGGTCGGCGCGCAGATCAGGATGCGTGGACGGCTATACCACGAGCGTCCGCCTACCCGATCGATGAACGCTTTGAGCATAATTTCCGTGATTTCGAAATCGGCGATAACGCCGTCGCGAAGCGGCCGGATTGCGATGATATTCCCTGGCGTACGTCCTACCATGCGGTGGGCCTCTTCTCCTACGGCCAGCACGCGCTTGGTTTCGCTTTCGATCGCGACGACCGAAGGCTCATCCAGAACGATACCCTTTCCTTTCACATGAATGGACACATTAGCCGTGCCTAAATCGATCCCGATATCCTTACTAAACATAAGTCGTAAGTCCCCCAAAGCGAATAGTAGTCGATCCAAAACTGATATCGTACAGTATTCGCTAATTCGAACGAAAATCCTCTATTTTTGTTGAAAAAATCGCTTACGATTTAGCGGCTGCCAGCACTTCGCGTTTGCGGCCCGTGCTCTTCTTATATTTTATTTTCGTCGCTTCTCCTCCCCTCAGGTGCCGGATCGATTTGTGGTATTCCAGTATATGTTTAACCTGGTCTGCCAAATCGGGATTTATTTCCGGCAATCGCTCGGTTAAATCCTTGTGCACCGTGCTTTTGGATACACCAAATTCTTTGGCGATCGTTCGAACCGTATGCTTTGTCTCGACGATACAACGGCCGATTTTTATGGTCCGCTCTTTGATGTAATCGTGCACGCTCCCGCCTCCCTACTCGAGATAGTTTGGTACATTATATGAGGGGTACGGGTATATATTCTTTGTGTCCAAGCGTGACAAGCCCAGTTGTGCAAATATTTTCAAAAAAGACCGCTGAAAAATAAAAAAAGGCAGGGATTTCCCTGCCTTTCCAAAACTTTATTGTGGGAGCTCGTCTGCTGTCTACTGCTCCAAAAGCGTATTCGGGTTAATCGAAGTGCCGTTCTGGCGAACCTCGAAGTGAAGATGGTTGCCATATTCCTTCTCGATCTCGCTGCGGCCGGATTTCCCGATCAGGGAACCCTGTTTCACTTCTTCGTTAACCTTCACCTGTACTTCGCTCAAGCTTTGATACACCGTGACGATACCGTCCGCATGCTTAATCTCGATGACATTGCCGTTAATCGGGTGCTTGTCAACGACGATGACGCGTCCGCTAAGCGCGGCTACGACGTCGAATGGCTTCTCGTCGGCGCTCGTCAGATCCAGACCCGTATGAGGCGTAAAGGTGTTGCCCGTTTGGACCATCGCCGCCTGGCGCTCTTCGTTCGATGCGGTTGCTTCATAGAAAGGCGTTGCTACGGTCAGCTCGCTGCGGTTGACCACCGGCCATTGCAGCGTCTCGTTGGAAGATGCGACTTCGAGCGTGTCGTCGACAGGAGTTTCAAGCGCGACTTCATCGGTACCTTCGGTGATTTCGAGGCTGTCGTTGCCGGCTGTCGTAGGTGTCTCTTCCGTTCCCCGATAGATCCACATTAAGGTTACGATGATTGCTGCCGCGGCCACGAATGCTGCTGGTGCCACCCATTTTTTCGACAGCAGCTTTCTCCATGCAGAAGGTTTGACGGCAGTTCCTCCCATTGCAGTTTTGGGAGATTCTTCTTTCAGCTTTGGTTTGTTTTGATCATTCATTGTTTGATCACCTCACTAGCCATTGTTGCCACAACCTAGCAGTTTATACGTGAGGATTCGGATTTTTTAAGATTGCAAGTTTCATGCTCTATGATTGGATCCGCTAGACCGGGAATTTGAAGCCTCACGGACTCTAGCAAGCTCTCCAGAAACTTTATAGGCGGGGGGTATGGCCGAGTAGTTGAAAGTCAGAGACGACGGCTCTATGACCGCATCGGAAGCTTCGAAGCTTGCTCGACCTTCGCGCCCGAGTAATAATATTCCACAATTTGCTTCGCCGACTTGCCGCTTTGCGCCATGCCATTGGCTCCCCATTGGCTCATTCCGACCCCATGGCCGAACCCGTACGTCGTGATCGCAATTTCGCCGTCACCGATCTTCCAGCTGAATTGAGAGGATGCAAGACCAAGCTTCTCTCTTATTTCCCGACCCGTGAATGTCTTGTTCCCTACCGCCACTGTCTTGATCCGTCTTCCCTCCGTCTTCTCTAAGACGCGCATGGAAGGAACGGCGCTCTTCTTGACATTGAGCTTGCCCGCGAACGTGCTGAGCTTCATCGTAACCGTTTCCTTATATCGCGGTGAAATTTCTTTATCCCATGGGCTGGCAACGCTGTGCAAATACGGAAGGTCGATCTCCCAATAATCTGCCGCATTCTCCGTGTACCCGTTGCTTGTCGAGAAGAAAGCCGCTTGAATCGGTTCGCCGTTATACGTGATGATCTGCCCTTTGGTCTCCTCTACAGCTCGGTTTAATATAGCCAGATTGTCTTCCTTCGCTTCGCCCTTCCATCTTGTTAACAGCTTCTCCAGCGGAATATAGACTTGATGCTGGACCGTATTGTTCACATCGGCCTTCACCGCCTTCAAGCCGCTCCGGTCGCCGCTGCTCATTCTCCGATAGATATAGGTTCTCGCCGCAATAGCCTGTGCTTTCAAGGCTTCAAGCTCAAAATCGAGCGGCATCTCTCCGGCGAGAACGCCGCGTACATAGAGCTCGATAGGCATGGTTTCAATTTTCTTCTCATCGGTCAAGTAAACGCGAACCCGCAGCCGGTCGTACCAGCTCTGAGCCAATACGGGCTCCGCCTCATTAGCTTGCGGCTGCTGCCCGGACGCCTGACGATCTGGAACGGAAGAAGCCGCATCCTGTCTGCCGGGTCCTTCCCCGCCCTTCGGCGCGTCGGCATTCTGTGAATCCGGCGTATCGCCGGATTGACTTATGCTGCTATCGTCAACCGGACGTTTCCCGTCTGACGGCTCAAGCTGAATGATCGGAGCTGACTCCATACTCTCATGCTGCTTGCCATTTTGGATCGGCGTGTTATTCGAAACCAGCAATCCCTTCACAATCAGAATCACAAGGGCTCCGCCCGCAAATCCGATCCACCAACGTCTTGTCCCTATCCGCAAGCCTCTCCGGCGCGCCGTTCTCCATCTCATACGTTCCATGAATTTCTCCTTTACGCCCAGTATGGATTTGAAACTCTCGCGACTCTTAACCTCTTGTCCTGCTATAGTCTATGAACCGCACTGCTAGGATAGAACGCAAGCCGCTCATCCATAGCGGAGTCTCGCTTGATAGCTTTCGCCCGCGCATAGTTAAAAAGCCGCCAGACCGGTAGAGTCTCGCAGCTTCACTATTCCAATCCAATATCGGGTCTAAATATGAATTCACTATGGGCTGTAAAGAGGCGGGGCGGTGCTGGAACGATAGATTGCGGGGTTACCGTTATAAACGGATAGTATCAGGAGAACTGCGGCGTCTTATCGGAGCGTTATGTTATTTAAAAGCGAAATAAAAGAACCTGCTCGCTTAAAAACAGCCAGCAGGTTCCGGTTTGGTCGTCCGATTCCATCAGGACGTATAATTGTGATTCCTTGTCGACGCCGGTCTTATTAAGCCCACGTCG carries:
- a CDS encoding Ig-like domain-containing protein; this encodes MISRPTSSPARTLRAALAAGLALVLMLSAMSGAAIAAEETVTGIAFETVPSPAKLYIDDETMALRVNAAISGATSVKDVTLDAVWTSSNTSAIKVDKGVLTAVSKGTSTIRAQYKGFTVSVIMTSEYKYDKITMKSDGAALEDKEEVKLGQDPSYTLTATKDDVDSEITKLASWTSSNEAVATVSEGKITLLAAGETTITAKYRGRSDSVKLKVTSPYKKLTISPRSLMEFEIGNAAKSVTVSAELIDGGTDQSLTDKVTWLSANSAVATVEKGVVTPVGAGTTTITADYLGVSDSFTVVVRPPFEAMRISPDQAQHILLKDKGTGIQFKVEVLDPPAEAEDVTSSATWTSDNVFAATVSDTGLVTPKAVGKTTIKAEYKGLSRQVVVNVYPTVSKLEAAKDKVEVFVDDNITLPKVNATSLTDEIVDVSDLVTWTSNDNSVVRLEKDKWVAKKVGTAVLTAEIDGETVTVKVAVNEKPLILIPEVTDMSIVIGQEVKLPKITVTYESGNEEDVSSLVTWKTTSTNILVKAPNVRGLVKTSATLTATYLGKSTTVRVTVEEEITKIYVEANSLLLNPGRSKSIKVTGVYKSGKSVSLGSKMNWTIDPDTLATVKGATVKALEEGTGKLTGSYQGKVVQIALIVKQKLKKLTASDKSLQLAIGGTGTFKITGEYENGRLIDATKSAVWTSSKASVVKVEGGVVTAVAKGTATIKAVFEGKSITMRVTVK
- a CDS encoding DNA-directed RNA polymerase subunit beta, producing METKKETAAALEGLTAAERTGLQGASSSYKSTGAPQQRKADKEQPGKSEVRVKRNPALRVFLWLLRKSIVPLLCLLAVVGGLYIGFSVIGKQPGSEVFEWSTWRHMYDLVFADS
- a CDS encoding flagellar hook-basal body protein; its protein translation is MNGSMINAMVSMNSLQQKLDLLADNIANANTVGYKRKEASFEDLLSTKTQQPSGFSQPGRLTPLGFNQGWGARLGMIQPDLAQGPLKQTDEQYDVAITGDALLEVITDTAGTRAYTRNGALQLTMDNTGSSFLTTKDGYAISDVDGNRIEIPSEVQSLRIDADGSLVGETAAGAVALGQIKLVQALKPALLSQVADNLYTVADGMNVADVLRTVTAAADNDISIRQGYLEQSNVNLANEMTELINVQRAYQLSSRALSSSDTMLGLANSLRG
- a CDS encoding flagellar hook-basal body protein; the encoded protein is MLRGLYTAAAGMIAQQHRHDTVTNNIANLNTPGFKQANAVTRSFPEMLLSLTGVEEGQGGTVGHVNTGVFAEESLSIQLQGDLTQTNRSSDFAIISDIEVPGMAFDSSGKYVAPDGQTTFRPQAFFTVRDAAGETRYTRGGKFSLDTQGFLITGDGSQVLGQGGTPIQLPANVSLDQVTITANRQLADSRTGAIVGQLLITRVDNPNDLVREGDGKFRLMGDPNTARAIAAGDRVEVRQGYIERSNVDSAQSMIDLMSALRAYEANQKVVQFYDRSLDKAVNEIGRV
- the mreB gene encoding rod shape-determining protein MreB; the protein is MFSKDIGIDLGTANVSIHVKGKGIVLDEPSVVAIESETKRVLAVGEEAHRMVGRTPGNIIAIRPLRDGVIADFEITEIMLKAFIDRVGGRSWYSRPRILICAPTNITSVEQKAIREAAERSGAKDVFLEEEPKAAAIGAGMDIYQPSGNMVVDIGGGTTDVAVLSMGDVVTASSIKVAGDKFDSAIMKYIKNKYKLLIGERTSEDIKIKIGTVYQSGRRDEMDIRGRDMVSGLPLTMTIHSDEVREALWESVITIVSAAKSVLERTPPELSADIIDRGVILTGGGALLDGLDALLAEELKVPVLIAENPMHCVVKGTGLLLDHLDRSPRKR
- the spoIIID gene encoding sporulation transcriptional regulator SpoIIID — protein: MHDYIKERTIKIGRCIVETKHTVRTIAKEFGVSKSTVHKDLTERLPEINPDLADQVKHILEYHKSIRHLRGGEATKIKYKKSTGRKREVLAAAKS
- a CDS encoding M23 family metallopeptidase, whose translation is MNDQNKPKLKEESPKTAMGGTAVKPSAWRKLLSKKWVAPAAFVAAAAIIVTLMWIYRGTEETPTTAGNDSLEITEGTDEVALETPVDDTLEVASSNETLQWPVVNRSELTVATPFYEATASNEERQAAMVQTGNTFTPHTGLDLTSADEKPFDVVAALSGRVIVVDKHPINGNVIEIKHADGIVTVYQSLSEVQVKVNEEVKQGSLIGKSGRSEIEKEYGNHLHFEVRQNGTSINPNTLLEQ
- the spoIID gene encoding stage II sporulation protein D yields the protein MERMRWRTARRRGLRIGTRRWWIGFAGGALVILIVKGLLVSNNTPIQNGKQHESMESAPIIQLEPSDGKRPVDDSSISQSGDTPDSQNADAPKGGEGPGRQDAASSVPDRQASGQQPQANEAEPVLAQSWYDRLRVRVYLTDEKKIETMPIELYVRGVLAGEMPLDFELEALKAQAIAARTYIYRRMSSGDRSGLKAVKADVNNTVQHQVYIPLEKLLTRWKGEAKEDNLAILNRAVEETKGQIITYNGEPIQAAFFSTSNGYTENAADYWEIDLPYLHSVASPWDKEISPRYKETVTMKLSTFAGKLNVKKSAVPSMRVLEKTEGRRIKTVAVGNKTFTGREIREKLGLASSQFSWKIGDGEIAITTYGFGHGVGMSQWGANGMAQSGKSAKQIVEYYYSGAKVEQASKLPMRS